One stretch of Labrus bergylta chromosome 24, fLabBer1.1, whole genome shotgun sequence DNA includes these proteins:
- the wbp4 gene encoding WW domain-binding protein 4 translates to MADYWKSQPRKFCQYCKCWIADNKPSVEFHERGKNHKENVAAKISEIKKKSLDKAKQDEKNSKQFAAMEEAAMKAYQEDLKRMEMEAAGVSPPAPTTTVPRKPPPQAKPKKQQKKEKASKMFRERNQEPVWVEGQSDDGHTYYYNSVTGESRWETPEGFQGHCSTSAQPAQMKSSSAGTWMEAFSPEGYTYYYNTETGESSWEKPGDFPSIVPPGTESNWEGERQKEPSTPQPEPPSGEEEEKESSNGTSTAQEPEVPEQTGQQQSVPKISFRKRQAEAESSEKEGEEEKVSDDDAAKKDAEETKKEEEVSSTTAEPEGKKEEEVAQKVTLRVTPAKRPKAATPYGVWEQIQEEKDPYANVDLQLPQWEGGTVSAPSVLPPEPKPKFKERIITSLGEEGGSTSFRKNKTQNGKSRSIRQRDNDD, encoded by the exons at GGCTGACTACTGGAAGTCACAACCAAGGAAATTCTGTCAGTACTGCAAGTGCTGGATTGCGGATAataagcct agtGTTGAGTTCCATGAAAGAGGGAAAAACCACAAAGAAAATGTGGCTGCAAAAATCTCTGAG ATTAAAAAGAAGAGCCTCGACAAGGCCAAGCAGGACGAAAAAAATTCCAAACAGTTTGCAGCAATGGAGGAAGCTGCAATGAAGGCGTACCAGGAAGATCTGAAGAGGATGGAAATGGAGGCGGCAG GAGTAAGTCCTCCAGCTCCGACGACAACAGTCCCAAGAAAGCCGCCGCCTCAAGCGAAAcctaaaaaacaacagaaaaaagagaaagcgAGCAAGATGTTCAGAGAACGGAACCAAGAGCCAGTCTGGGTGGAAGGGCAGTCAGATGATGGACACACGTACTATTACAACTCAGTAACTGGAG aaTCTCGGTGGGAAACACCAGAGGGTTTCCAGGGACATTGTTCCACCTCTGCACAGCCTGCACAGATGAAG AGCTCTTCAGCTGGTACTTGGATGGAAGCTTTCAGTCCTGAAGGTTACACATATTACtacaacacagaaacaggag AGTCCAGCTGGGAGAAACCAGGAGACTTTCCTTCCATTGTGCCGCCTGGAACCGAGTCTAactgggagggagagagacagaaggagccTTCAACTCCTCAGCCAGAGCCTCCGtcaggggaagaggaggagaaggagagctCCAACGGGACCTCAACAGCACAGGAGCCTGAGGTCCCGGAACAGACCGGCCAGCAGCAGAGTGTCCCAAAGATCAGCTTCAGG AAAAGGCAAGCAGAAGCCGAGTCCTCAGAAAAGGAGGGCGAGGAGGAAAAAGTAAGTGATGACGATGCTGCTAAAAAGGATGCTGAGGAGActaagaaagaggaagaggtcTCGAGCACAACTGCTGAACCTGaggggaagaaagaggaagaggtggcACAAAAGGTGACACTAAGGGTGACACCGGCTAAAAGGCCGAAAGCCGCCACTCCATACGGGGTCTGGGAACAGATCCAGGAAGAGAAGGATCCATA TGCCAATGTGGACCTGCAGCTGCCCCAATGGGAGGGAGGCACAGTCAGCGCTCCTTCCGTGCTGCCCCCAGAGCCAAAACCCAAATTCAAGGAACGCATTATCACCTCCctgggagaggagggaggatcGACTTCCTTCAGgaaaaacaagacacaaaacGGCAAATCCAGGAGCATCCGACAGAGAGACAATGACGACTGA
- the LOC110001431 gene encoding tripartite motif-containing protein 16-like — MAQKGVQLDRETFSCSICLYLLKDPGTLTCGHSYCMKCIKSHWDKEDEKTVYSCPQCRQTFTARPDLRKNTMLADLVEELKKTGLQAAPADHCYAGSEDVACDVCTGRKLKACKSCLQCLASYCEKHLQPHYAAPPLKKHKLVEPSKKLQENVCSRHDEVMKMFCRTDQQSICYLCREDEHKGHDTVSAAAERSEKQRELEVSRQNIQQRIQDREKDVKLLQQEVEAINGSADKTVGNSEKMFTELIRLMVKRRSDVKQQVRSQQQTEVSRVREIQEKLEQEITELKRRDAEMKKLSHTQDHNQFLHDYPSLSPLSESTRSSSIKIRPLRYFEDVTAAVSEVRDKLQDVLREKWTNISQTVNEVDVLLSEPEPKTRAEFLQYSCDITLDPNTAHTQLLLSDGNRKVTLTGQNQPYSSHPDRFTDWWQVLSKESLSERCYWEVEKRGIVCVAVTYKNISRTGSECRFGRNDKSWVLECFNNSYNFYYNKVITPVSGPRSSRVGVYLDHRAGILSFYSISETMTLLHRVQTTFTQPLHAGLWFVYVGDSAELCKLK; from the coding sequence atggcgcagaaaggagttcagctggaccgggaaaccttctcttgttcgatctgtctgtatctcctgaaggatccggggACTCTtacctgtggacacagttactgcatgaagtgtattaaaagccactgggataaagaggatgagaagacagtctacagctgccctcagtgtagacaGACCTTCACAGCGAGGCCtgacctgaggaaaaacaccatgttggcagatttagtggaggagctgaagaagactggactccaagctgctcctgctgatcactgctatgctggatctgaagatgtggcctgtgatgtctgcaccgggagaaaactgaaagcctgtaagtcctgtctgcagtgtctggcttcttactgtgagaaacacctccagcctcattATGCAGCacctccattaaagaaacacaagctggtggagccctccaagaagctccaggagaacgtctgctctcgtcatgatgaggtgatgaagatgttctgtcgcactgatcagcagtctatctgttatctctgccgtgaggacgaacacaaaggtcatgacacagtctcagctgcagcagaaaggagcgagaagcagagagagctggaggtgagtcgacaaaacatccagcagagaatccaggacagagagaaagatgtgaagctgctccaacaggaggtggaggctatcaatggctccgctgataaaacagtggggaacagtgagaagatgttcactgagctgatccgtctcatggtgaaaagacgctctgatgtgaagcagcaggtcagatcccagcagcaaactgaagtgagtcgagtcagagagattcaggagaagctggagcaggagatcactgagctgaagaggagagacgctgagatgaagaagctgtcacacacacaggaccacaaccagtttctacacgactacccctcactgtcaccactcagtgaatctacacgctcatccagcatcaagatccgtcctctgaggtactttgaggacgtgacagcggctgtgtcagaagtcagagataaactacaggacgtcctgagagagaaatggacaaacatctcacagacagtgaatgaagtggatgttttactgtcagaaccagagcccaagaccagagctgagttcttacaatattcatgtgacatcacactggatccaaacacagcacacacacagctgttattatctgatgggaacagaaaagtaacattaacGGGTCAGAACCAaccttattctagtcacccagacagattcactgattggtggcaggtcctgagtaaagagagtctgagtgaacgttgttactgggaagtggagaagagaggaatagtttgtgtagcagtcacatacaagaatatcagcagaacaGGGAGTGAGTGTAGatttggacgtaatgacaaatcttgggtgTTAGAGTGTTTCAACAACAGTTATAACTTTTATTACAACAAAGTCatcactcctgtctcaggtcctcggtcctccagagtaggagtgtacctggatcacagagcaggtattctgtccttctacagcatctctgaaaccatgactctcctccacagagtccagaccacattcactcagcctctacatgctggactctgGTTTGTTTatgttggagactctgctgagttgtgtaaactgaaatag